The Cronobacter sakazakii genome has a window encoding:
- the mglA gene encoding galactose/methyl galactoside ABC transporter ATP-binding protein MglA, which produces MVSNNTQSSGEYLLEMTNINKSFPGVKALDNVNLKVRPHSIHALMGENGAGKSTLLKCLFGIYQKDSGSILFQGKEIDFHSAKEALENGISMVHQELNLVLQRSVMDNMWLGRYPTKGMFVDQEKMYLDTKAIFDELDIDIDPKARVGTLSVSQMQMIEIAKAFSYDAKIVIMDEPTSSLTEKEVNHLFKIIRKLKERGCGIVYISHKMEEIFQLCDEITILRDGQWIATQSLEGLDMDKIIAMMVGRSLNQRFPDRENKPGEVILEVRNLTSLRQPSIRDVSFDLHKGEILGIAGLVGAKRTDIVETLFGIREKSGGTISLHGKKINNHSANEAINNGFALVTEERRSTGIYAYLDIGFNSLISNIRNYKSKIGLLDNSRMKSDTQWVIDSMRVKTPGHRTQIGSLSGGNQQKVIIGRWLLTQPEILMLDEPTRGIDVGAKFEIYQLIAELAKKGKGIIIISSEMPELLGITDRILVMSNGLVSGIVDTKTTTQNEILRLASLHL; this is translated from the coding sequence ATGGTCAGCAATAATACGCAGTCGTCAGGCGAATACTTGTTGGAAATGACGAATATCAACAAGAGTTTTCCGGGCGTTAAGGCACTCGATAACGTTAATTTAAAAGTTCGTCCTCATTCTATTCATGCTCTGATGGGTGAGAATGGCGCGGGCAAATCAACGTTATTAAAATGTCTTTTCGGGATCTATCAAAAAGATTCCGGCAGTATTCTTTTCCAGGGGAAAGAAATTGATTTCCATTCGGCCAAAGAGGCGCTGGAGAATGGAATATCGATGGTGCATCAGGAATTAAACCTGGTATTACAACGTTCCGTCATGGACAACATGTGGCTTGGCCGTTATCCGACCAAAGGCATGTTTGTTGACCAGGAAAAAATGTATCTTGATACCAAAGCGATTTTCGACGAGCTCGATATTGATATCGACCCTAAAGCTCGCGTGGGTACGCTTTCTGTATCGCAGATGCAGATGATTGAAATCGCCAAAGCGTTCTCCTACGACGCGAAAATCGTCATTATGGATGAACCAACGTCATCTCTGACGGAGAAAGAAGTTAATCATCTCTTTAAGATTATCCGTAAGCTGAAAGAACGCGGCTGCGGTATTGTTTATATTTCCCACAAAATGGAAGAGATCTTCCAGCTGTGCGATGAAATCACTATCCTGCGCGATGGCCAGTGGATCGCCACCCAGTCGCTGGAAGGGCTGGATATGGATAAGATCATCGCCATGATGGTAGGGCGTTCTCTCAACCAGCGCTTCCCGGATCGTGAAAACAAACCCGGTGAAGTGATCCTGGAAGTGCGCAACCTGACTTCGCTGCGCCAGCCCTCAATCCGTGATGTCTCGTTTGATCTGCATAAAGGCGAGATCCTGGGCATTGCCGGTCTGGTGGGCGCGAAGCGCACGGATATTGTGGAAACGTTATTTGGTATTCGCGAGAAATCCGGCGGTACCATTAGTCTGCACGGTAAAAAGATCAATAACCATAGCGCCAATGAAGCCATTAATAACGGCTTTGCGCTGGTGACCGAGGAGCGCCGCTCAACGGGGATCTACGCTTATCTGGATATCGGTTTTAACTCCCTGATTTCCAATATTCGCAACTATAAAAGCAAAATCGGCTTGCTGGATAACTCCCGCATGAAAAGCGATACCCAGTGGGTGATTGACTCAATGCGTGTTAAAACGCCGGGTCATCGCACACAGATTGGTTCGCTTTCCGGCGGTAACCAGCAAAAAGTGATTATCGGGCGCTGGCTGCTCACCCAGCCGGAAATATTAATGCTTGATGAGCCGACGCGCGGCATCGACGTAGGCGCGAAATTTGAAATCTACCAGCTTATTGCTGAACTGGCGAAAAAGGGTAAGGGGATCATTATTATCTCCTCAGAAATGCCTGAGCTGTTAGGGATAACTGACCGTATTCTGGTTATGAGCAATGGCCTCGTCTCCGGAATTGTTGACACCAAAACGACGACGCAAAATGAAATTCTGCGTCTTGCGTCTTTGCACCTTTAA
- the mglC gene encoding galactose/methyl galactoside ABC transporter permease MglC — MSALNKKSFLTYLKEGGIYVVLLVLLAIIIFQDPTFLSLLNLSNILTQSSVRIIIALGVAGLIVTQGTDLSAGRQVGLAAVVAATLLQSMENANKVFPEMATMPIALVILIVCAIGAVIGLVNGIIIAYLNVTPFITTLGTMIIVYGINSLYYDFVGASPISGFDSGFSTFTQGFVALGGFRLSYITFYALIAVAFVWILWNKTRFGKNIFAIGGNPEAAKVSGVNVALNLLMIYALSGVFYAFGGMLEAGRIGSATNNLGFMYELDAIAACVVGGVSFSGGVGTVLGVVTGVIIFTVINYGLTYIGINPYWQYIIKGAIIIFAVALDSLKYARKK, encoded by the coding sequence ATGAGTGCGTTAAATAAGAAGAGTTTTCTCACTTATCTGAAAGAGGGCGGTATTTACGTCGTTCTTTTAGTGTTGCTGGCCATTATTATTTTCCAGGACCCGACGTTTTTAAGCCTGTTGAACTTAAGTAATATTCTCACCCAGTCATCGGTGCGTATTATTATCGCGCTTGGCGTGGCAGGGTTGATTGTCACCCAGGGGACTGACCTTTCCGCAGGGCGTCAGGTTGGCCTCGCCGCGGTGGTCGCGGCAACGCTGCTGCAGTCGATGGAAAACGCCAACAAAGTGTTCCCGGAAATGGCGACCATGCCGATTGCGCTGGTGATCCTGATTGTCTGCGCTATCGGTGCTGTGATTGGTCTGGTGAACGGCATTATCATCGCGTACCTGAACGTGACGCCGTTTATTACCACGCTTGGCACGATGATCATCGTTTACGGTATCAACTCGCTGTATTACGACTTCGTGGGCGCGTCGCCGATTTCCGGCTTCGATTCCGGCTTCTCGACGTTTACGCAGGGGTTTGTCGCGCTCGGCGGTTTCAGGCTTTCCTACATTACGTTTTACGCGCTGATTGCCGTGGCGTTCGTCTGGATCCTGTGGAATAAAACCCGCTTTGGTAAAAACATTTTCGCTATCGGCGGTAACCCGGAAGCGGCGAAAGTCTCTGGCGTGAACGTGGCGCTGAATCTGCTGATGATTTATGCGCTCTCCGGCGTGTTCTACGCCTTCGGTGGGATGCTGGAAGCGGGCCGTATCGGTTCTGCAACCAACAACCTGGGCTTTATGTATGAGCTTGACGCCATCGCGGCGTGTGTGGTGGGCGGCGTCTCCTTCAGTGGCGGCGTGGGTACGGTGCTTGGCGTGGTGACCGGTGTGATTATCTTCACCGTTATCAACTACGGCCTGACCTATATTGGCATCAACCCTTACTGGCAGTACATCATCAAGGGCGCGATTATCATTTTCGCGGTCGCCCTGGATTCCCTGAAATACGCGCGTAAGAAATAA
- the sanA gene encoding outer membrane permeability protein SanA has product MLKRLLYSLLALIGVLLLTALLLDRWISWKTAPYVYDELQDLPWRQVGVVLGTAKYYRTGVINQYYRYRIQGALNAYNSGKVNYLLLSGDNAQQSYNEPMTMRKDLIAAGVDPADIVLDYAGFRTLDSIVRTRRVFDTNDFIIITQRFHCERALFIALHMGIQAQCYAVPSPKNMLSVRVREFGARLGALADLYIFKREPRFLGPLVPIPALSEVPDDAQGYPAVTPEQMLELQKKK; this is encoded by the coding sequence ATGTTAAAGCGTTTGTTATACAGCCTGCTGGCCCTGATTGGCGTACTGCTGTTAACGGCGCTGCTCCTTGACCGCTGGATCAGCTGGAAAACCGCGCCTTACGTCTATGACGAGCTACAGGATTTACCGTGGCGTCAGGTGGGCGTGGTGCTCGGCACCGCCAAATATTATCGCACCGGCGTGATTAACCAGTATTACCGCTACCGCATTCAGGGCGCGCTGAACGCGTATAACAGCGGCAAGGTGAATTACCTGCTGTTGAGCGGCGATAATGCCCAGCAGAGCTATAACGAGCCGATGACGATGCGCAAGGATTTGATTGCCGCAGGCGTCGATCCGGCGGATATCGTGCTGGATTACGCGGGTTTCCGCACGCTCGACTCTATCGTGCGCACCCGCCGTGTGTTCGATACCAACGATTTCATCATTATCACCCAGCGTTTCCATTGCGAGCGCGCGCTGTTTATCGCGCTGCATATGGGCATCCAGGCGCAGTGTTACGCCGTGCCGTCGCCAAAAAATATGTTGTCGGTGCGCGTGCGTGAGTTTGGCGCGCGTTTAGGGGCGCTGGCGGATCTTTATATTTTTAAGCGTGAACCGCGTTTCCTCGGCCCGCTGGTGCCCATCCCCGCCCTTAGCGAAGTGCCTGACGACGCGCAGGGTTACCCTGCCGTGACGCCCGAGCAGATGCTGGAATTGCAGAAAAAGAAGTAA
- the cdd gene encoding cytidine deaminase, which yields MHPRFETAFAQLPAALQAALAPWIADVHFPAMLSAEQVADVRRQSGLDDDALAFALLPLAAACAQTEISHFNVGAVARGLSGNLYFGGNMEFRGAAMQQTIHAEQSAITHAWMRGETGLAAITVNYTPCGHCRQFMNELNSGLTLRINLPGRAPSQLGDYLPDAFGPRDLDIKTLIFDTENHGYALKGDALTQAAIAAANRSHAPYSQSPSGLAIETRDGEIFTGSYAENAAFNPSLPPLQAALNLMSLNGYAWADIKRVALAERDDATIVQRDATAATLKALGFTNLELVTLA from the coding sequence ATGCACCCACGTTTTGAAACTGCCTTTGCACAGCTGCCGGCGGCACTGCAAGCCGCTCTGGCTCCATGGATTGCTGATGTTCATTTTCCGGCGATGCTGAGCGCCGAACAGGTCGCTGACGTTCGCCGTCAGAGCGGGCTGGACGATGACGCGCTGGCGTTTGCGCTGCTGCCGTTAGCCGCCGCCTGCGCGCAAACGGAGATCTCGCACTTTAATGTGGGCGCGGTGGCCCGTGGCCTTAGCGGCAATCTCTATTTCGGCGGCAATATGGAGTTTCGCGGCGCGGCGATGCAGCAGACGATTCACGCCGAGCAGAGCGCCATCACCCACGCCTGGATGCGCGGCGAAACCGGCCTTGCGGCGATTACCGTTAACTACACGCCGTGCGGCCACTGCCGTCAGTTTATGAATGAGCTTAACAGCGGGCTGACGCTTCGCATTAACCTGCCTGGACGCGCGCCTTCACAGCTTGGCGATTACCTGCCGGACGCGTTCGGCCCGCGCGATCTCGATATCAAAACGCTGATTTTCGATACGGAAAATCATGGCTATGCGCTGAAAGGCGACGCGCTGACGCAGGCCGCGATTGCGGCAGCCAACCGCAGCCATGCGCCGTACAGCCAGTCCCCTTCCGGATTGGCCATTGAAACCCGCGATGGTGAAATCTTTACCGGCAGTTATGCCGAGAACGCGGCGTTCAACCCTTCCCTCCCGCCGCTGCAGGCCGCGCTGAATCTGATGAGCCTGAACGGTTACGCGTGGGCGGATATTAAGCGCGTCGCGCTTGCCGAACGTGACGACGCGACGATTGTTCAGCGGGACGCCACCGCCGCGACGCTGAAGGCGCTTGGCTTCACGAATCTCGAACTCGTTACGCTTGCCTGA
- a CDS encoding CidB/LrgB family autolysis modulator, with protein sequence MIQNIWWSLPLTLLVFFAARKLAARLKSPLLNPLLVCMVVLIPFLMLSHIPYERYFQGSRILNDLLQPAVVALAFPLYEQLHQIRARWKSIITICFAGSVVAMVTGTSVALLMGASPEIAASVLPKSVTTPIAMAVGGSLGGIPAISAVCVIFVGILGAVFGHTLLNMMRIKTKSARGLAMGTASHALGTARCAELDYQEGAFSSLALVICGIITSLVAPFLFPLILAIWR encoded by the coding sequence ATGATTCAGAATATCTGGTGGTCGCTGCCGCTGACGCTGCTGGTGTTCTTCGCCGCCCGCAAGCTTGCTGCGCGGCTAAAAAGTCCACTGCTTAATCCGCTGCTGGTCTGCATGGTGGTGCTGATCCCGTTTCTGATGCTGAGCCACATTCCTTATGAGCGCTATTTTCAGGGCAGCCGCATTCTGAATGATTTGCTGCAACCCGCCGTGGTGGCGCTGGCGTTCCCGCTCTATGAACAGCTGCACCAGATCCGCGCGCGCTGGAAGTCGATTATCACGATTTGCTTTGCAGGCAGCGTGGTGGCGATGGTCACCGGCACTTCTGTTGCGCTGCTGATGGGCGCAAGCCCGGAAATCGCGGCGTCCGTCCTGCCGAAATCGGTCACCACGCCGATCGCCATGGCCGTGGGCGGAAGCCTCGGCGGCATTCCGGCTATCAGCGCCGTATGCGTGATTTTCGTCGGGATTCTCGGTGCGGTGTTTGGCCATACGCTGCTGAATATGATGCGGATAAAAACCAAATCCGCGCGCGGGCTCGCGATGGGCACGGCTTCGCACGCCCTCGGGACGGCGCGCTGTGCGGAGCTGGACTATCAGGAAGGCGCGTTCAGTTCGCTGGCGCTGGTGATTTGCGGGATTATTACGTCGCTGGTCGCCCCGTTCCTGTTCCCGCTTATTCTCGCGATATGGCGCTAA
- a CDS encoding CidA/LrgA family protein translates to MSTMLTSLWQLVRAFVLIYACLYAGIAIAALLPITIPGSIIGMLILFVLLAFQILPAKWVQPACNLLIRYMALLFVPVGIGVMQYFDVLQAQFGPVVVSCFISTLVVFMVVSWSAHLAHGERKVVGQERSHEK, encoded by the coding sequence ATGAGCACAATGCTGACTTCTCTCTGGCAACTGGTACGCGCGTTTGTTTTGATTTACGCCTGCCTTTACGCAGGCATCGCGATTGCCGCGCTGCTGCCGATTACGATACCTGGCAGCATCATCGGCATGCTGATTCTTTTTGTGCTGCTGGCGTTTCAGATCCTGCCCGCGAAATGGGTACAGCCCGCCTGTAATCTGCTGATCCGCTATATGGCGCTGCTGTTCGTGCCGGTGGGTATTGGCGTGATGCAATATTTCGACGTGTTGCAGGCGCAGTTTGGCCCGGTGGTCGTCTCCTGTTTTATCAGCACGCTGGTGGTATTTATGGTGGTGAGCTGGAGCGCGCATCTGGCGCACGGCGAGCGCAAAGTGGTAGGCCAGGAAAGGAGCCATGAGAAATGA
- a CDS encoding type II toxin-antitoxin system RelE/ParE family toxin, translating to MWTIYLTHEFECWLARQPQPLQEDVLAALGLLKIKGPHLGRPYADTLKGSRHAGMKELRVQHAGRPIRAFYAFDPHRYAIVLCAAQKKGDEKRFYRVMLRVADKLFSHYLNHREV from the coding sequence ATGTGGACTATTTACCTTACTCACGAGTTTGAATGCTGGCTCGCGAGACAGCCGCAGCCGTTGCAGGAAGATGTGCTGGCCGCGCTGGGGCTTTTAAAAATCAAAGGTCCGCACCTCGGGCGTCCGTATGCCGATACGCTCAAAGGCTCGCGTCACGCGGGTATGAAGGAATTACGGGTTCAGCACGCCGGGCGGCCCATACGCGCCTTTTACGCTTTTGATCCGCACCGCTATGCGATTGTGCTGTGCGCGGCACAGAAAAAGGGCGATGAAAAGCGGTTTTACCGGGTCATGCTGCGCGTCGCTGACAAACTGTTTAGCCACTATCTGAACCACCGGGAGGTATAG
- a CDS encoding helix-turn-helix domain-containing protein: protein MKTFDEVLAAQTPEARARIEEKTAQLLLETHLYALREALSVSQTEMARQMGIAQPSVAAIEQRGNEMKISTLKRYVEALGGTVRLDVELPDGQRFGFTL from the coding sequence ATGAAGACGTTTGATGAAGTGCTGGCGGCGCAGACCCCGGAGGCCCGCGCACGCATCGAAGAGAAAACGGCGCAGCTGCTGCTGGAAACCCACCTGTATGCGCTGCGCGAGGCGCTCAGCGTGTCGCAAACCGAGATGGCGCGCCAGATGGGTATCGCCCAGCCGTCAGTCGCGGCTATCGAACAGCGCGGCAACGAGATGAAAATCTCAACGCTTAAGCGCTATGTCGAAGCCCTGGGCGGCACGGTGCGGCTGGATGTCGAGCTGCCGGACGGCCAGCGTTTCGGTTTTACGCTCTGA